tgtagcttattttacataataaaataaaaattaaaataaattaaatctatgTTTAGGAACTTATTTCGTACTCCATAAACTCATTAAATCTATAAAAAGTGTGCTCGATAAGCCATCGTTTTAAAGCTCGTTAATGACGACGCATTCGTGACATGACTCGGCAGACGGTTGTAAACAGTCGGCCCCATCACGTGGGTTAGTTTCGCTGACTTGGCTAACCTATGCTTAACACCCAGGAGTCTGTGGGCATTCCGCAAGTTACGACCGAGGACGTCAGCTCCTCTCGCGTATTCATTAAGGTGACATCGCACATAtatgcagggtcactaccaactaaCCTAGTACTACTAGGatgttaaatattatgtaagacAGAcactcatttaaaaaaaacttaaatcctAATAGGTAGCACCAAATATCTACCTAAAACATAAGAGAAACACTTTGCCGGCTGTCTGCGCGCGCGTCCATTAAAATTTGGCTCCGATCCAGAGAAAAAAGTAATTAGAGGAAATGTAGGTGACGGAGTCATTCACCTCCAGCCACATGATACGGTCATGGAAACTAGAGTAGGAGGGTTGGTCATGACCCTATTTGGAAAAATTGGCGATAGATAAAGAAAAGTGTTACGGGACAATTACACAAGACTGAAACAAAGTCAATAAGCACTGATTTAaagtttcacgatttttactcattattattatttaaaaggtaaatttaaaacttattttacgtgaTTAAGccccgccgttgtgaataataaagtcAATTAAGGATTGTATATCGCCGCTAtaacttactcaacctcgtatctgcaacactcatttgatgacaaaaacacccgtattccgaatgaaagaaaagcgacatttctatcaaatgattgttgcagatatgaggttgagtaagtatagccaCGATATGTGATACATATGGAACATGAACAACATTCATAACCAGAGACTTAGACAGCTATTTAACttgaataaacatatatatttattcccTTACTACTCGTAGGATTCGAagctaatggggttggccgttcgaaataattagcagatggcgccagcatagtttgccctgtcaatccctagaattgtgtcacatttttgtttttttaatgccctggatgtcagtcctttaagccaaatctcatagaaataggggcaagctatgatggcgccatctctgcaaacctttgacagttgccaaccccatacCTGCAGTTTCATTAGCACACCTTAAgggtataaataataatatttaaaaccgaataaaaatttaatgaaaCTGCATTGAGACAGAATATAACTTCTGAACTGAATTCAGTAAGTCAAAGTTTCAGAAAGGACGACGATGTCGTCGCTAACAGCATCACTAATTTGCTTTTCTTTCAtcttttacatcatttttggcTATTCAAATAATAGCTAAAAATGATGTACGTATGATACGTTTACCCTCAATACCCAtcagtaacataaacaaaaaatgtttacatcaTGCGCCCGACTTCACGGATTGCCGTAACCTCTTTCGAGAGATAGCGTAAATCGTAGCGATGAAAGGTGATTCGGGATAGGGTTACCATATTATAACAAACAATAACCtgcggcggtatcatggtcacatttttatcacttgtcatgttatgcgtcactttcgcacttgcaTACTTATAAgaatgacagatgataaaaaccgaccatcttagccctacagcCCAGCCTAGCCCTATCCTGACAAATTCGGCGATCAGCCTGAAAATCATGACAATATGTCCTGGACCATCATATCTCCAAATTCATATTGTCTCTAATTAGACCTCCGTAcctcaatttgtttttaaatcataaGACTGCGTCGACCGTCCAGTAGAGGCGCCCTCATCgggataattgttttttttaataataaaccaattaatCTATGTATAAATCTACTGATTTACTATTGTTGTCCTACTGATTGCCCAACTTTTGGTCTTTGTCACATAGCTTTATTTTGCTTATGTTTCGCTTTACGGAAAAATGTGGCCACCATTTTCCGTTTAgttgataaaaataaacaaaataaaactataattttatagCAAAGACCAAAAGTTGGGGATTAAATTACTTTTGGCCAAGAAAACTTTTAGGTATATTATTGTGGTCAGAGTAGCTGTTGTTCTATTCGTgctttttatatttaacaaataCTACGGCATAACCTTTCCTTTCGTATTACCGACTCCAACCTTAGCTAGTTTATAATGGTTTGTTGAGGTTATTAATTTATTCTGACATTCGCCACGTCCCCCCGCAATCACAAAAGGATCAAAAGTCCTGACGTTTCGAGAAATCCTGTCGCATATCAACCCATTAATACGGGAACCTaaagtcaataaaataaaagccaCATTGCATTTGGTACGTGTGTCTTTCAACCTACTGTTAATAGTAAGGCTTAACCTAGATGTGGACTAAAAGTGGATTACGCAGGAAATGACGAATCACTTATCCTAGCTAAAACTATGATGGCGGCCACATTACTCATTTAAATCTTTGATCCATAATACCAGGTAACAGTAATCCATATAATTTACTTTAGACGTTTCCTTGCTTTATTCGGGAAGTGGCTTTTAGTAAAGTTTAGaagaaaaccggacaagtgcgagtcggactcgcgcaccgagggttccgtactttttagtatttgttgttatagcggcaacagaaatacatcatctgtaaaaatttcaactgtctagctatcacggttcatgagatacagcctggtgacagacagacggacagacggtcctgtttttactctttgggtacggaaccctaaaaaagaacgtCAGTTGCTTCGGATTAGGACATACATAACAGTACTATCTCACTCACTAACTCCTGAGGCCCTACccttaaaaacaaaaatcagaATTGTATTATCTGTTTCTGTATCACTCGAATATGGGCTAGAGAGagacagataaagaaatttcaattttagtttttcgcagtaggccctcagatACTACTCGTAGATAAATAGCGGAaataccatagtttaaaaatagTAACTCCAGTCCACGAAGATGGGACTTTAGTTTAAGTTTGATAATGTGTGAAATTATGggttataagattttttttaaattgtcatAATGTTTATCCACAGAGCTGGTTTCATCATTATAGCTCTAAAATATTATTTCCCCAAGTTTATGGCAAACCATTCATCAGAcgctaagtatatatatattttaaatttaacgatctaTCACATCAACAGCATCAAATAATAAAACGGGTATATTTTTAGATCCtctaatatgttttgaaataaaacgtGTTCTACAAGCTGATATTGAAATAACAACATCTCACATAATGTTTCAGATATCATTTGAAATCACTGTTGAAATAATCGAAGTGTTGTTCAAATCTACTTTAGCATCATTTAAAGTGACGTTAACTTTTGATGTAGCATTGACTTCGGTTTCACCAGATGTCAGATCATCTTGCAGTTTTTTCAACTTCTTTTTAAAACGTTTGTCTAAATCATTAACATTAGCTTCACTTAGCAATCTCCTGATGAGTTGCTTCATTTCTACAACTTCTTTCTTATTAGGATCTACTTTAATTTTACGACTCTTTTTTGGAGGTATATCGAGTACTGTTGCGTTGTTTTCTTCTATGAATTTGTTAGCTTCGTCAGTGAAGTTTCCGAAAGCGCAATTTCTAACTTTGCTGAGGAGGCCAAAGGCTTCCTCTTCGACTGTTTTGATGACTTCTATGAGGCAGGCTTCGTGCATGGCGCCGTGGGCGAGTACCTTGGTCAGTTCGACTACACCCTGCATCAGTTGACTAGTCACGTCCATCATGGCGGCCTTTACCATGGGCGACTGAAACGCAAACGAACCATCTATGaggaaatgtaaatattttggataaagtgttttatatttgtcTGTTCGGCTCTATCTCAAAAAAGTTCACTTCTGTGgctcttaaaaaataaatagaaagaAGGAATTAACACAAACTTTAACTAGTTAAAATTGTCTACAGTATTTTCAAACAGTATGGACACGGTGACATAATATATGTCATATCAATATTTTGCGAGATTTTACGTTAAAAggttataaaaatgaaaatatgaaaatgacatccgtacccatgctgtttgaaaaatacaatAGACAGTGGATATTCCAAtggattatttaattattaaaaaaagttaatatcAGCGAATTTGAACCATAGACGTTATTTCGACACTACCACGGATGTTAGCACGATCCGTGACAGATCCATCTGTGTGACCTAGATTGAGTTTCGCTATTCCAGTAACGTGTAGGTGTGAGAAAATAATTTGCTCAATGAAAAGTTGTAGATGTATCTGCTTGAaataactacattttttttaatagactgATCACCTTAACTACAAAATGGAGCGTGAGGACAACTCGTGGTAACTACGCTTAGCAACTGTCGTACTAATATAAGCGCGACTGGCTTATTTTGTTGTGTCCTAGTCCTTAACCATATTGACGATGGGGCCTATTTCTCGAAaagtattagactaatattattagtccaaaAACTGTAAAATCGTATGAGTTTCCATAgcaacactaataatattagtctaatatcgttcgagaaatggaccCCAGTCAAATCGTATAAGTTACCAAGGgcctatttctcgaacggtattagactaatattattagcccacgaactgtcaaatcgtataaGTTACCAAGGgcctatttctcgaacggtattagactaatattattagcccacgaactgtcaaatcgtataaGTTACCAAGGgcctatttctcgaacggtattagactaatattattagtccacgaactgtcaaatcgtatcaGTTACCAAggcaacataataatattagtctaataccattCGAGAAATAGGCCCCAGTACtcataataaatttgaaatatctgCAAAATTCTAGGGATAGGGATGCCCCATGAGTCGATATTGTATAAAATGTTGTAGAATGCAATTCAGCAACACTGCGCAGGGAAAAgcatttttctcaaacatgctatgtaatattgatattacgttctttataataggctgggaagtatcacgtctccggcgcggctagaggaggggcctgtaatgaaatttcatacaaagttgcaggcctaggccgggaagtggctcttttttaatttctatttcacattataattgtgacacagcatcatggcattcagccataaaaaaaaactataagcaatatttgctttttggttcgtttatgacattctgccaatacgcctataaaaaaaaacaataaacgatatttgattgatatatatagttggtcaagcaaatcttgtcagtaaataagaacaaaaaaaaactatactcatccttttcttttgggtgttagtactagtgtaagacaaagatagtatgattgaaGATgatatattaaacgtttgagaaaagcactatacctatacatacatcggcgtgaagaggggttgtcggcctcataactattcggacctcactacgttcggccgtatattctattcggccggcaaccccttccttcccggcctctgtagtaatgtactattacatgcATGTAATATTTCACCGTAGGTATGCGGTGACCTTGGGCTCTTTGTAAACGCTTCATAATACGGTGTCTGTTTAGTCTGCCACCTAGatgccaattcgaacttacatttcgaaatcaaaataatatcattttatTATCATTCGCCCATGTATCTCGCTCGTGCCAATAGGTGTACAAAAACTAGGAGCGAAAAAAACGAACATCATTTCGATATCGGAATTCGAATTGGCCGCACCAATATCATGGTTCTCATCACGAAAATTTACAAGCTTACCAAACGAAACGCAGTTGTTAAGAAATCTTCAAACATGTCTGTCGCTCGAAGTGTCAGCGGGAAATAAACATATTTCCAAAATATACTCGGCGTTCATGGCGCATAAATTACAAATCAAAGACCCGAATAATACACGAATGCTTGTTTACTGGGAATCGCGAATAAGAACGCATTGCGAATGGAACTGCGAGTtacttcttttaaatttttgatttcaaaattaaattatatgcagttgcaggcgtggctcacagcgcgatttcgtcgcgtcgctacaagtacatgcggcccacaccaattttggtgtctagccatagtaattgccgcgcacccggtaatagcggaagccgctcgaccccaattacaaagaaataccgcaaatcgatgtacaggttagccgtttggcacacgcatactagaagtcaaaacaaaatttttgacccgcagttcctaaaaaaaattattataaaagaaggatacaatcttgatattttgtgtcaaaaataaaacaaactataccaaccgatgaaaaggcgcagttaaagggttaaagaggtatttcccattcgatatatggatattacgtatcattttatgattaatatgtaccgtatctgcagttccataagtctcttaaaataggtattgaagtagaactgtgtcagttagtaaaattgaaaaaaaaaaaaaatgtttatgatattattttcagaattgctttcttggggttggatatgaggatatcacgtatcatttgtggtatattgtacaaaattaaaaacagccatatcgtatctggaggagcccaaacttggtatgtttcgaaaattatttttgttttaataaaaaaaaatagccgaaatgtaatgatgtgatatacttttagaatcgcctcaaaaaaccctttcgtatgatactacacacgataggttttggaaaaaaatattctttttttccatacaaaaaaaaatatgttttaccactcccccccccccggggaattttttttaggaactgcgggtcaaaaaaattgttttgacctctagtatgcgtgtgccaaacggctaacctgtacatcgatttgcggttttttaatccGAACGGGTTACACTATAAGGAACGGACGCATGCTTgtgcttgcgccacctagcggtcatatttgtcgtaatagacgcgttttgttaaagagtgaaacttctgtactattactattatttattctgtcaaTTCTGTGGCAGTTGTAATTCCATAATTTACATGCCTGAGAATGGTAGTTTGACCTGATTTGGGCTTGAGCTGCTTTTTGCCATTTTGAGAAAAAACACGGATTTTTTTAACACCACATCCGTGGCAAACAAGCGtccggcccgcctgatgttaagcagtcaccgtagcctatggacgcctgcaactccagaggtgtttcatgcgcgttgccaaccttttaaaaacctgtacactccttttttgaagaaccccatactccCATACTGTAGACTCTCGGAAGGGAGTTCATTCCACAGCtagagcgtccgcgggaggaaattcgtTGTAATTTATGTTTAAGTAGGCACTTACTTTTACTCAGTGTTATCCTAATTTagcctttttttatttttcgcaGATTGTAATCGATtgtaaaatgtgacattttcaagtaaaaggtgcCAGTTTGTCGCTTACTATAAGGCCGACATTtgtttgtatctttatacgaataacctgtctgAGCGTCCTTACGGCAAGCgacgatgtggtaccttttgcttgaaaacgacacaaataagtCAGCATTGGTAAATTCCTAAGGATTAAATAAGTTATAGGTCAATTTATAGAAGCAAACGCTTGGTACAGGAATTGAAAAATCTGCAGAAAAAAATGGAGATAAGaatggtaacattggtaacctTAAAATGACAGATATACGTCTTACTGTGACCCTAAGATTCCATATTCCTAAGATGCCATACCTTAAAAGTTTGTCCGGCGCAAGACTTAATAGTAATCAGTAAGGAAACAAAACGTTAGATAAATGAATACCTTAGCGATGACACATTTGATGACCTTCTTCAAAGAGTTGTGTTCGTGTCCACAAGCCTTCAGCAGCTCGTCTAGCTCCTTCTTTTGTGCACGGACCTGGAATCGGGTCATCTAATTAAACATTACACAAACTGCGATATAACTATAGCGGAAAAGGAAAGAATAAGTTCAGGTATTGGCCTCGGCCTCTAAATTAAGAGGCCGGTATGGATTTTGGAGCAaatatgtaaaattgatagatttagtcgttgaaattatacacgttttgctacgtaatatctaaataacaagtattggtttctattagcacgtcttctcatcttgcattttaataatgaggtcgcgagcgtgcgtcgccggtaatatatgaagagaaggggcagtttttaaaaattcatcaaaaaattatggtggtaaattatacaaattgatgtataagaatagtttcagcatatgttgtagattgtttaagtatcaaaatgacgtcaaaaataagtagattttcggagaaattgtcacttgtttagaggtaatttctggagaaaattgaattcgtttaactttcatttcctcgaaatctaagtcatataacaaaaatgtaatctgataaaggtcaagtacagaatatgtgtaatacaaatttaccatttttagcagtgcaaactttacgaaatttacaaataagagcgacaaaatcagtgctttacgcgcgtttacctaaacgtccatcagaaaaaaaatcattactaatttagtaagtctgttttcaaaaaaattatctgataaaaggcaagataggaagacgtgctaatagaaaacagtacttgttatttctgtTAGGTAACAAGAGGTATACAATTTCACatactaaatctatcaattttacatttttgcgactaaaatcgacaccggcctcttagaCGCAGGACAACACGCTCTACAGCAGAAATGGAGAGATGGGCGGGACACGTAGCCCTTATCACAGATAGAAGATGTACAAAACGGGTAACTGAATGGGCGGGCCCTATCGGATAAAGAGGCCAAGGGAGACCCAAAGACCGCTGGATTGACGAAATTCAAAGAATTGCTGGTAGACTGGAAGTTTAAAGCACAGGATAGGATAAAATGGAAAtagatggaggaggcctttacccaaagCGGGGCCatgtaaaggaaaaaaaatatattttattctgtttttagcatttgttgttatagcggcaacagaaatacatcgtatctatatctatcacggttcatgagatacagactgcatggtgacagatggacaatggagtcttagtaatagggtcccgtttttaccctttgggtacggaaccctaaaaacggttttAAGAATTCATATTAccatacatttattatataagtgtttgacgaccggtctggcctagtggccttgcctgtgaagccgatggtcctgggttcgaatcccggtaagggcatttatttgtgtgtggaGCAGACATGttcttgagtcatgggtgttttgtatgtatttaagtatttatatattatatatatatcgttgtctgagtacccataacacaagcccccttaggcttaccgtacttagtcaatctgtgtaagaatgtcctataatatttttaattttatattaatttgttatttattattattattaaataagacCGGATGGAAGCTGGACAGTCCTTAGGAACCATGAGATTGAATATCTAGTGGCTGAACCTAACATCATGGGAgagactaaagctcacagactccgttggttgggccatcttgagagaatggatgaggatcggaacgtgaaaagagcatacctgggccgcccagcaagaagacgtcctattggacgccccaggtatcgctggtgcgacagggtggaggcggatctgcgcgagcttcgagtcaccaattggcgagaggtcgcacaggatcgagaaaagtggcgctgtcttgtgtcggaggccaagtctcattttgggtcgctgagccaacggagtgaGTAAGctaatttgttattatatagAAATACGCACTCTATTACAATAATTAGCAATAGGGGACACTCACAGGCTGCAAACGCGTCTTGATCATGTTCTTCATTGTAATAACAGCGCCGACGGCCTGTGTAGGGTTGTGTCCTATCAGGGCGTACCCGCACACTACCATCTGATGCATCGCCTTCTCGGCTAGCTGGGCGGTCTCGTTCTCGCGCTCTTTAAGGCACGTATCCAGCTGAAAATTCGGTAGatacattagaaaactaatatttcatttcaaattaCCTAGCGAcaggtcctcggccaggttctttagatccctgtaagacacgacatttgctttcgctttcagttgttgtgtgtagcttgctcgtggtcgTGGCttgaacctggccgaggaccgagaaaactggcgcatactccaccgacaagagccatgctcttaaattatgatgatgatgagcgaCAGGTAAAGATAAAAGTATGAGGGAAAATTGGATGTAGGAGTTGAAAGATGAAGCCTGGATCCTGGATTAGTTGGAAGATGAAAACGGTGACGAACTTTCTTCGATCAAACAGGAAAAAACTTACCAAAAGGTTAACTATCCTAAaagaattatacatataaaaaagtttatatAAAAGTCAAAAACCAATAAGTGCGTACTTGGATCGTAGCAGAGGATCGGGCAATCGTAGAGACTTGTGATTTTATAtgcatgtacctacctatttagtGATTTGTTCTTACAGCGAAAGGGTACGTTACTTGAGTTAATCAACTTTATTGAAACCTCTGTTCCTGTAGACTTGATTTCCTCCAACTGCCCCTGAAGGTCGGACAGCCGCTCCAAGATGTGTGTGGTGCCGTTCTGCAACTGTGATTGTTCTGCTGAGTAGGTAAAAAATAAGTCAACTTTATTGAAACCTCTGTTCCTGTAGATTTCCTGATCTCCTCCAACTGTCCCTGAAGGTCGGACAGCCGCTCCAAGATGTGTGTGGTGCCGTTCTGCAACTGTGATTGTTTTGCTGAGTAGGTACAAAATTAGTCAACTTTATTGAAACCTCTGTTCCTGTAGATTTCCTGATCTCCTCCAACTGCCCCTGAAGGTCGGACAGCCGCTCCAAGATGTGTGTGGTGCCGTTCTGCAACTGTGATTGTTTTGCTGAGTAGGTACAAAATTAGTCAACTTTATTGAAACCTCTGTTCCTGTAGATTTCCTGATCTCCTCCAACTGCCCCTGAAGGTCGGACAGCCGCTCCAAGATGTGTGTAGTGCCGTTCTGCAGCAGCATCTGGATTTTCACTAGCACCATGTTCACTGACCTGCAGAATCGTTTAAGTAGTAGGAAAATTCGTTGGAAACAACCCTTTTGTGGAtgtagtttttaatataaacttaaCAGACACATGAACACCCATTTATAAGTACTATTTCGTGAGCCCATATTAGGGCGCGCTTCAGGCAGGCGGGAGGCCTAAGGCCGACTGCGGCGGAAGGCTGAAGGTCCGGAGCCTTCCCCTGCTTCCCTTCTTATTACTAATTGGCATCTATTGTAGCATTAAAACTTACTTCTCCAGGTCTACAAGGAATTTCTTCTCGATACTCTGTGCCAGGTCTTTACTGAGTTTGCTGGTGATCTCATCCTCTATCACTTGGTCCACCTCTTGGTTGACTTCATTCCCTGTCGGAGTCGTGTCCTCGCTGTGTGCTGTTGATATCTGTAATCTTGTAAATTGTAAGTAAACTtgcataaaaaattaaaattatgtgattatttgaacaagtttgggaacaaatcaaattattttattaaatattttgatttgtgtattttaagtaatcacactactatatattatatgaattaaaaactgtaatagatatcatatattaaagaaaaagtgacgaagcccacCAGTGGTGAAGGAAGGCCCCAAAGAACAAAGACCAAAGAACAAAGACCAAAGAACAAAGAACGaaggtcaaagacgcctagtcttactaagatggcatatagtcgagaaattgggacgggtaccgccgtggcgagatAGCCTAGGgattcatggcgttagccgcgatagctaaagacgccggttcgaattccgcctttaccactggagggctttgtcacatctattacattttttatgtgattatttattttgatgaagCAAGTTTTTATGAAAACATTTAGTTTTTATACACAGCCGGTCAGGATAAGAAGAACAAACTGTATTCTAAAATAATCTTACTCAGTTTTTACAAAACCTTGTAGTAGGTACCTGGTAAAATATCTCctatacttttatacagcacCAAGAAATTTTACAAAGACATCGGCAGCCTCACTGGTAAAGTATCAGACAGCTGAAACAGGCAGCTCTCTCTTTTAAGACCTATAACACTCTTTAGAGTACCAGAAACAATGATAAAAGTGGATAATCCTCACCGCCAAAACCAATAAGCCCCACAAACATATTATCACACTCGCCATTCTACTCGCAACAC
The sequence above is drawn from the Cydia strobilella chromosome 2, ilCydStro3.1, whole genome shotgun sequence genome and encodes:
- the LOC134755399 gene encoding uncharacterized protein LOC134755399, with product MASVIICLWGLLVLAISTAHSEDTTPTGNEVNQEVDQVIEDEITSKLSKDLAQSIEKKFLVDLEKSVNMVLVKIQMLLQNGTTHILERLSDLQGQLEEIRKSTGTELDTCLKERENETAQLAEKAMHQMVVCGYALIGHNPTQAVGAVITMKNMIKTRLQPVRAQKKELDELLKACGHEHNSLKKVIKCVIAKSPMVKAAMMDVTSQLMQGVVELTKVLAHGAMHEACLIEVIKTVEEEAFGLLSKVRNCAFGNFTDEANKFIEENNATVLDIPPKKSRKIKVDPNKKEVVEMKQLIRRLLSEANVNDLDKRFKKKLKKLQDDLTSGETEVNATSKVNVTLNDAKVDLNNTSIISTVISNDI